The genomic DNA GGCAATAGTAAGCCTGATTTAGTCCGTGAACATCTCACCGTCCATAGCAGGCACACTCCGGGGGACAGTAGTTGTCTTTGAAGTAGGGGAAGTATGCCGGATTTGTGCTCTCCTTCTTCTCCTGTTTTGTCTCTTTGGTTTTGTTGTCCTTTTTCAGAGGTTTACCTTTCCTCTCATTTATTTTGTCTTTCTTTTGATGTTTCCCTGTCTTTGTCTTGAGACTCTTGGTGGTCTGTGTCAGCTTCATTGTGTGTTTTGGCACTGCTGGTTTGGCTGTAGGTTTTGTCTGTTGTGTTTTGGGTGTACGTTTTGTCTGTAGTGTTTTGTGTGTAGGTTTTGCCTGTAGTGTTTTGGGTGTAGGTTTTGTCAGTTGTGTTTCAAGTGTAGATTTTGTCTGTTGTGTTTTGGGTGTATGGTTTGTCTGTTGTGTTTTGGGTGTGGAGTTTGTCTGTACCGTCACTTTGGGTTTGGCTGTTGGTTTTGTCATCTCTTTTGGTTTGGCTGTAGGTTGCAGTTCCTTGGCTGTAGGTTTTGTCATCTCTTTTGGTTTGGCTGTAGGTTGCAGTTCCTTGGCTGTTGGTTTTGTCATCTCTTTTGGTTTGGCTGTAGGTTGCAATTCCTTGGCTGTAGGTTTTGCTTGTTTTGGTTTGGCTGTAGACTTTAGCTGCTTGACTGTATTTTCTGTCTCTTTGAGAAAGACAATGCTGGTCCTCTCAGTCTGATTGTGGTTGATTGAAACCTTGATAATTGGGACAACATTGACCTCCATTGCCTGCGAAATAAAACTCTCCCACTCCCTGAGGTTGGTCTGGGGGCTGTCAGTCACACTCTGAACCATAATGAGCTCACTGTCCACCAAAGAGATGGTCTCTTCTGCCTCTGGAGCCGGGTCTTGGATATGACTGGCAGGTTGAGCGAGAGCATGAGTGGCAGACTCTGGAACttgagagggggtagagggtgtAACTGGTGGAGGGCCATGTTGAGTGGCAGGTGGAGGAGTGACATCATAAAGTGGAACAGGCATAGCTGCAGGGGGAGGGGACATGGGTTCGTTGATAGCTTGATTGACAGGTTGAGTGTCCATTGCTTTTTCTACAGGAGAGGAGGAAGTGCTGGTTGGAGAGGGGAGGTCTATGTGTGTAACGACTAAGTAGTCTCCCTCGCTTTGATCTACACTGGGTTCTTTAACTTCCCCAACTCTCAGGTCTTCCTCTAGTTTATCCTCTCCTCCATATACTCTCTGTTCCttaccatctctctcctcatcatctgaTCTAATCCCTTCTTCatgtctcccctctccattatctcttctctcctcctccttttcatCTTCCTCATCAGCTTCTATCTCCCAATTTTcaaatctcttcttctctctgtaatCAAGCCCTCCAACCAGcgttctctcttcctccatcccttgCTCTTCCTCATGGCCCTCCTGCTCTGctgcccccttctcctcctctattcTCCACTTCTCAGAGTCAGTCTCTGGAGTTAGTCCTTCCtcgctcctcccctcttcctccctcctctcttcaaggTGGGTTGCAATGAGTTCTTCACCCTCCTCTTTGTCTGCTGTTGgtgtctccctcagtctctcaggTCTCCAGTCTGACCAGGGATCTGTTTCTCTGACCGAGTATTCTATGGGGATCATTTCCACTCCTAGACACACACAGCACTATCTTAGTATTGACACTCAGGATTAGGCATCGCTACAAAATTACAGACAATGTGGGCCATATTGACAGAGATTTTACGAAGTTTGCAGTTGTTATTTTCATAAAAGAATAGAAGCATAATAAAATAAAACCACTTCTTACAGTACTTTAAATGAATTACCAAAATTTGGCAAATGTCTCCGGTTCTATTCAAACCTGTGACTAGGTTGCCTGAATAAGTCTGGGATATGTTAACAGACTTGGTTCGTTTGAAAAAAACATTATTCCTATGCAGTGTGGAAACATCTGAATTCAAGTGTACTTAGGTTCCTTTgctgcacacatacatacatacatacatacatacatacatacatacatacatacatacatacatacatacatacatacatacatacatacatatgatGCATTTTCCAAACTGATCAGACAATTAGGAGGATCAGAAAATCAAGCTATTGTAAATTAGAAATTGTTGAATTAGTTTTTCAAGTTTGTGAATGTAAAATCAGTGTGTAGATCCTGTGGATGATGAAAGTTCATAGGCACTTACTGGGCTGAAGTACAAATGATTGAAGAGGAACTATCAGGAGCCAGAGTAGCAGAGTGAGTTCTTCCATGGTCTTCTATCTTAAAGACAAGAACCTTAGTCCAACAACTTAAGAGATAGTATCATGTATAACAACAACAGTATCTAATTGAGTCTATCCTATTTTGTTatcaaaagcaaaaaaaaaactaTCTGAAATTAACTTTATAGATCTTCCCACTAGCACAAGTGAGTTTTCAAAAATGATTTTCATGGGCCTTTTCTGTCTAGAATGCATTGCAAGAGCAAACGGTAACTACTATAGATAAGGCAGGTGTCCTCTTAATGTCCAACATAGATCTAGAGTAATAGAGCAGGTAGTATCTGAAGTTCTATCTATTACATGTATGGGTGTCAGTCTTGCTTACCTGCTGTGCCCTTAGACGTCAGAGCCAATATCATGCATCTGTGTATGTTGTCCAGTGGGAGTCATACCAAACTCTCTCAATGCAAGGAGAAAAGCTGCTGAACCAAGCAGTCTTCTAGGAATGAGGACCCCCAAATAGTatgacatgacacacacacacacacacacacacacacacacacacacacacacacacacacacacacacacacacacacacacacacacacaccgactaaaCTGGGGGCTAACGGGTGACTTTAATGACCTATTTAAGAGTCCCCTCTCTGTGGGGagttttcacacacacactccgggcCGGGAGCCGGCGGCGGGTAATGACTCTGAATACTCATATCTCAAAGGGAATTTTCACACCGACCCTCCAGGATAGTGGAATCTGGGAAGATCAATAGCaggaaaggtaaaaaaaaaacggGAGATGAGGGGGTCAATGTATGGATGGGAGGTCAAAGGGGAGAGGTGGTTTTAGAGGGGATTCTGTTTGCCCTTGTTCCAGAGGGGCATTAGCAGCCCGGCGGGTGACACCGTGGTGGCAAGTGGCTCCGGGGGAATTGCCTGACCTTTGACCCATAGCGGTTGCATTGATAGTGCATTGGGTTAGGGGAGAGGGGGGTAGGTTGagtcattttttaaatttaactaggcaagtcagttagaaacaaattcttatttacaatgacggcctacaccggccaaacatggacaacgctgggccaacagTATTCtttctacaaagatacaggtatctacatatatttcaggatgttgtgtgttttttgaaaacatagcttctCTAAccaaagtggtctcttggcacaacttacctCAGATATAAAGTAAGTTGAGCATAGGGACGGGGTGAGTTGAGCAGCCTTGGGGTAagtgggtgatggtgtcctgtgacagtgggTGATAGTTGAATTCATGGAATGGGGTTGTGGTATATTGTAGGTCTTAAATGTATGCCTACATTCAGATATAGATATTTCTGTTCAATATAACTTACCCTTCTATTTCTTGACCAGTTGTCTGGGACAGGGGTGTTCTTTCGATGTACCAATTCGTAGGCAAGCTCTCTGCATTTGAGGCTACTTAGTCCATGAAACTTGTCCGTGAGATGTTTGATATGTTTATCAAgctcagactccatgtcatcagataaGACCTTGTGTGGCTCTGTTAATCTGTCATAGCCTCTCTTTCACACAGGTTcatgttttgttttctttttcgTCAATGTACCTCTTCAATGTAATTCAGTCTATTTTTCATCCCTTGCTGCTGCTCAAATGGacttcttcccttctctcacttccttggcTGCTCTCTCAAAGAACCTCAAGGGGGGGCTAGACCCCTGCTTGTTATACGTTTGTATACACAGGGCATGATGATGTCTGCTCTGTAACAAGAAAAATGCACTCAAGTCCACATGCATGACACATTGCATACTGGGCATAAAACTGACTAAATGTAATCATTATTTATATGGGATAtggtggccattggctcaacttactccaaggcaaacattttgactatattagcccgcACAGCTACAAGGATACAATTTCGTGCTAGGTTTAAGACATCATATTGCAGCTTATAGAGACCCTAACTGATGTACAAAACAATCTTAAAaatatctactttggtttagatacaagcatcatgaaacccaTAACACAGGGATCATCAGCTAGTGGGCATATGTTttattgagcggatggtcggtgGGCCGGAGCATAATACTAATCATTTgcagactgcaaattgactgcaagaagtccaaacagatataatgtttgactaaaacataatcatttcaaaccttgcttacatttgcatACGACCACGTCTTTCTATTGTGCGTGGGAATAATTGGGAACAGACTTCTtacattaaaatcacttggatcTGATTTCCTGGGGGGGAAAACATTTTtatgctcagaaaacttggggtgcCAAATAAAACCACAGCCATTTGGGGGAACCCTGCTATAACACAATCAATTAATTAGactttgtgaaaaacagttttttggaGCTAACTTTtctatgtggtttcttccttcacagactccatgaaatgatgaacTCTTCCTACATTTTTGGTCACATGATTCATTTTGTTTTTGGTTTCCCAGAAAAAAGGGGTTGCTCAACTTACCCTTTGGATCAACTTaccccactatcccctacaatgTTCTTTTGTTCCAGAATATTCAGACTTCAAAGTAGGGCCTACCCTGGTCTCCATACATTGGTTAGTGTTTTAAGTTTGATGTCTGGCCAAAATGTATACTGTATCTTCCTTTAAAACCTATATTTGGACACCATGTTTTCAGCAAAGACTCGTCAAAATAGATATTTCCCATTAAATGTACATCTCATGTTGTGTGGCATTCAAAACATCTAATGTCTTGAGAAAACAGGGTTTATCCGATGTCTACATTTTTCTGTTTGGAAGAGAACAGCTGTACTGTAGTAAAAAACAGGAAGTAAAATAGAGACATTCTGCTTGGTCTTATTCATTGGGGCACACCGAagtaaaacattttgcaacggacAATGAAAACGGCTTCTTATTGCAGTGTTTCACTCCTCTCTTTTAGCCACTCCTTATTCTCGGCGTTCGTAACCTTGGTGTTTCTCATCTATCATCTACAGTGTAGTAAACGGAGCCAAACATTCCCAAAGGATTTATCGGAATAGTTTGTTTTCAACACGATATGGGTTGGGAATGGTTTATGAACGTTGAGCAATTTCACAATTCAGTTCAGTATAACTTGTGTACAGATTTGTGATCGTACAGCACAAACAATGGCCTGTTGTTTACAAGCAACAGAGCTGGGGATGGTTAgaaacacacattcatacacatacatagacgtgcgcacacacacacacttgttacaGCATTACATCACTAGTGAGTGAGTGTTAAACTGTTTTCTAGTCTGATCACTTGTCTAATCGCCTGAGTATCACGCAGTAAAGTAAAGAGAATCCTGTTAATTCACTGTTTAGGAGTTACTGTAAGACCCTGGGACCAGTGGCCTGTCCTTGCATTGCTGACGTGCTCCTTCAGAGACTCCAAATAAAACCCAGCCGTCACCGTCTAACTACAGAATTACAACACCCACTGTCCCAATGaataacacagagacacagtaaCAGAGACTGATAGATAAACAAAACAGTATTATATGAAGGGAAAATGGCATGCTGGGATATGGACTGTATAGACAGTGTGTAAGGTCAcctagactacctggcctgatgactccttgctgtccacctggtcgtgctgctgctccagtttcaaatgttctgcctgtggctatggaaccctaatctgttcaccggacgtgctacctgtcccagacctgctgttttcaactctcttgagacagcaggagcggtagagatactctgaatgatcggctatgaaaagccaattgacatttactcctgaggtgctgaactgttgcaccctcgacaaccactgtgattattattatttgaccctcaTTCATAGATGACCTCATTCATAGATGACCTGGTCATTCATAGATGACCTGGTCATTCATAGATGAcctgttggtcatctatgaacatttgaacatcttggccatgttctgttataatctccacccggcacagccagaagaggactggccacacctcatagccaaatcaaatcaaatcaaatcaaattttattggtcacatacacatggttagcagatgttaatgcgagtgtagtgaaatgcttctagttccgactgtgcagtaatatctaacaagtaatctaacaatttcacaacaactaccttatacacacaagtgtaaaggaattaataacaatatgtacatataaatatatggatgacaaatgccggtttgcctgaggctaatgccgtgcaggtgtttgtacacatgcatatacacacactctcattcaaataaacacatacaagaacacacacatacatgtaatagtgccagacatgcacacaaacatatacggttggcattgctgttatgatttcagttgtccttgatgtcctttgttttaaatgtattatatatatatatatatatatataaaaaatggcattgttgtttgctgttttcttctatcTTTTCCTTTTTtgtctttagttcattctcttggttgttagtgcattggggggttcttggggatGGGGAAtggatttattttttaaattcggggggggactgtgggaggggtctcgaatggttgagggacagctatttgggaactgtggggggatcttggagagttcgggtttcacaagattgtgatcatgaaaaaggaaactatgacatatattttatatcactatcatgcacatgCACCCTCaggatggctctgttgcggaaagactgatacatgtttggtagtgtcttgatgctgtatttgtccttcatgttctaatactttaatgttaccccttccttgtgttttttgtaataaatacttattttaaaaaaatgttttaaataaaaatatatggatgatgaCTATATGGATGGccgtgcagcataggcaagatgcagcagatggtatagagtacaatatatacatatgaaatgagtaatgtagggtatgtaaacattatataaagtggcgttgtttaaagtgactagtgatacatttattacatccaatttttaattattaaagtggctagtgattgagtcagtatgttggcagcagcaactcaatgttagtgatggctgtttaatggccttgagatagaagctgtttttcagtctctcggtccgaGCTTTcgatgcacctgtattgacctcgtcttctggatgttagcggggtgaacaggcagtggctcgggtggttgttgtccttgatgatctttttggccttcctgtgacatcgggtggtgtaggtgtcctggagggcaggtagtttgccccgggtgatgcgttgtgcagacctctctaccctctggagagccttccggttatgggcggagcagttgtgtaccaggtggtgatacagcctgacaggatgctctcgattgtgcatctgtaaaagtttgtgagtgtttttggtgacaaatttcttcagcctcctgagattgaagaggctctgttgtaccttcttcaccacgctgtctgtgtgggtggacctattcagtttgtccgtgatgtgtacgccgaggaacttaaaactttctaccttctccactgctgccccgtcgatgtgaacAGGGGGTTTCGTTGAcgttgttttgttgacgttgagtgtgaggttattttcctgacaccacactccgagagccctcacctcctccctgtaggccgtctcgtcgttgttggtaatcaagcctaccactgtagtgtcgtctgcaaacttgatgattgagttggaggcgtgcatggccacgcagtcatgggtgaacagggagtacaggagagggctgagaacgcacccttgtggggccccagtgttgaggatcagagtgaagatgttgtttcctaccctcaccacctgggggcggcccatcagaaagtccaggatccagttgcacagggtggggtcgagacccagttACATCATGTACATCTCCAGTGATAACTGTCACAGTCTGAGTTACATCATGTACATCTCCAGTGATAACTGTGACAGTCTGAGTTACATCATGTACATCTCCAGTGATAACTGTGACAGTCTGAGTTACATCATGTATGTCTCCAGTGATAACTGTGACAGTCTGAGTTACATCATGTACATCTCCAGGTTTAACTGTGACAGTCTGAGTTACATCATGTACATCTCCAGTGATAACTGTGACAGTCTGGATTACATCATGTACATCTCCAATGATAACTGTGACAGTCTGGATTACATCATGTACATCTCCAATGATAACTGTCACAGTCTGAGTTACATCATGTACATCTCCAGTGATAACTGTGACAGTCTCAGTTACATCATGTATGTCTCCAGTGATAACTGTGACAGTCTGAGTTACATCATGTATGTCTCCAGTGATAACTGTGACAGTCTGGATTACATCATGTATGTCTCCAGTGATAACTGTGACTGTCTGAGTTACATCATGTACATCTCCAGTGATAACTGTGACAGTCTGGATTACATCATGTATGTCTCCAGTGATAACTGTGACAGTCTGGATTACATCATGTATGTCTCCAGTGATAACTGTGAACGTCTGAGTTACATCATGTAAGTCTCTCGTTAGGATTCAGACCTCAATATAGACCAGGGCTgttcaaccctggtcctggagggccaaaacacttctggtttttgtttctacctggtagttaattgcactcactttgtgtcccaggtctgaattagtccctgattggaaggagaggaggaaaaccagAAGTTTAACAGCCCTGATATATAAATTCAAATGAATCTATTGGCGCCATCTGGTGGTCAAGGTACAcatttgacctttgacctcatggtttACAATAATAGACCAATGTACGTGGGAATGGAATATGACAATGAAAAGAGCCcaaacaaaatgtatttaaagTTTCACTGAGGATAGAAAATGATCAATGAATCAGAAACAGCATTTCATACGGAAACAACAAGGCCTTATCCACAGCTGTGCATGTAGAAAAAAACACGTGGGGGCGCTAAAGGACCACAAACGAGACCACAGGTTGCCTTGATAACAGTCTGTATTGCATAATATTACATAAGCATACAGATCACTGCTGAGTATTAATAGATTgtttaccacatcatatgtccTGAAAGATGAAACTGAGGAATACATTAAAATATGAATAACTAATTACACCATCTGGAACCAAATCATAACCGAGCTGTTTGAAatacagtgtgagtgtgtgtgtgcgtgagtgtgtgtgtgcgtgcgtgcgtgcgtgtgcatgagtatgtgtgtgtgtgagagtgtgtgcggACCATAATCAAACAACATAACAGAGATTGCCGTCTGTCGTTGGCACTTTTGGCTGTACTCCTTGTTTCCACACGGCGGTGACGTAATGCCGCGGACCTGTGAGGGTGGGTGGTAGATGAGTAAAAAGCGAcagagtggtggaggaggagagacctgtgAGGGTGAGTGGTAGATGAGTAAAAAGCGAcagagtggtggaggaggagagacctgtgAGGGTGGGTGGTAGATGAGTAAAAAGCGAcagagtggtggaggaggagagacctgtgAGGGTGAGTGGTAGATGAGTAAAAAGCGAcagagtggtggaggaggagagacctgtgAGGGTGAGTGGTAGATGAGTAAAAAGCGAcagagtggtggaggaggagagacctgtgAGGGTGGGTGGTAGATGAGTAAAAAGCGAcagagtggtggaggaggagagacctgtgAGGGTGAGTGGTAGATGAGTAAAAAGCGAcagagtggtggaggaggagagacctgtgAGGGTGAGTGGTAGATGAGTAAAAAGCGAcagagtggtggaggaggagagacctgtgAGTGTGAGTGGTAGATGAGTAAAAAGCGAcagagtggtggaggaggagagacctgtgAGGGTGAGTGGTAGATGAGTAAAAAGCGAcagagtggtggaggaggagagacctgtgAGGGTGGGTGGTAGATGAGTAAAAAGCGAcagagtggtggaggaggagagacctgtgAGGGTGAGTGGTAGATGAGTAAAAAGCGAcagagtggtggaggaggagagacctgtgAGGGTGAGTGGTAGATGAGTAAAAAGCGAcagagtggtggaggaggagagacagtaggacacGATGTCTCAGAGGGCACCTGTTTATTATCATGAGGAAAAGTTACAATAAACAGCTCAGAATGTGTGTGcactgtgtttgtgcgtgtgtgtgtgtgtgtgtgtgtgtgtgtgtgtgtgtgtgtgtgtgtgtgtgtgtgtgtgtgtgtgtgtgtgtgtgtgtgtgtgtgtgtgtgtgtgtgtgtgtgtgtgtgtgtgtgtagtctgaatACTGACAGTGTCTCTCTTGTTCTTATGGTTTGACTGTCTGTCCCACTCCCATATCTGTCCTAGTCTTCCCCACAGTCCTGCTATTGTTCCCCAGTATGCCCACTTGCCTTGGCAGATGGCCACTAGTCATGCTAGTTGTCTGGTCTCTCACCCACGTCCCAAAGACCTCTCCAGTGGATCTCTGTGAGATGTGATATCTCTGGTGAGACCACTCCATTGGATCTCTGTGAGATGTGATATCTCTGGTGAGACCTCTCTAGTGGATCTCTGTGAGATGTGATATCACTGGTGAGAACTCTCCAGTGGATTTCTGTGAGATGTGATATCACTGGTGAGAACTCTCCAGTGGATCTCTGTGATATGTGATGTCACTGGTGAGAACTCTCCAGTGGATCTCTGTGATATGTGATATCACTGGTGAGAACTCTCCAGTGGATCTCTGTGATATGTGATATCTCTGGTGAGACTTCTACTCCTGGAAGATATGCGTCGTGTGCTTTCACCAAGAGAGCTGGGTAGGGGTTAGGTGAGTGGCTTCGCAGAGCGGTGCAGAAATTGGAGCCCTGATCAATCATTTCA from Salmo salar chromosome ssa07, Ssal_v3.1, whole genome shotgun sequence includes the following:
- the LOC106609036 gene encoding titin; its protein translation is MEELTLLLWLLIVPLQSFVLQPRVEMIPIEYSVRETDPWSDWRPERLRETPTADKEEGEELIATHLEERREEEGRSEEGLTPETDSEKWRIEEEKGAAEQEGHEEEQGMEEERTLVGGLDYREKKRFENWEIEADEEDEKEEERRDNGEGRHEEGIRSDDEERDGKEQRVYGGEDKLEEDLRVGEVKEPSVDQSEGDYLVVTHIDLPSPTSTSSSPVEKAMDTQPVNQAINEPMSPPPAAMPVPLYDVTPPPATQHGPPPVTPSTPSQVPESATHALAQPASHIQDPAPEAEETISLVDSELIMVQSVTDSPQTNLREWESFISQAMEVNVVPIIKVSINHNQTERTSIVFLKETENTVKQLKSTAKPKQAKPTAKELQPTAKPKEMTKPTAKELQPTAKPKEMTKPTAKELQPTAKPKEMTKPTAKPKVTVQTNSTPKTQQTNHTPKTQQTKSTLETQLTKPTPKTLQAKPTHKTLQTKRTPKTQQTKPTAKPAVPKHTMKLTQTTKSLKTKTGKHQKKDKINERKGKPLKKDNKTKETKQEKKESTNPAYFPYFKDNYCPPECACYGRVVQCSDKGVEKVPYGIPYNSRYVLLMNNRIDSIQLDLLNEYLSMEFLVLSNNRLTDGSIEGAFEGIPALRRLYLDRNLLESVPTDLPASLEELRLDNNRLNVMSEGAWAHCPSLLVLSLSNNSLGNGNNTLPASVLSPLGSLRTLSLDRNRLASVPLGLPLSIRELYLRGNLIQKFPGEAFMGTSELVILDLSVNRLTNHGLLRESLVNATHLESLNLEGNQLKKVPRHLPSSLKTLNLEGNLISSVGKASFLHLPHLEHLGLARNKIARVASGAFRALPVLHQLDLCHNALSQVPRQLPRGLHSVALTHNKIHSVPRDAFCWGGSDPGLSSLVLVQLEHNLIDLGHLDAKAFHCLRGFQVVHFY